In the genome of Phycisphaerales bacterium, one region contains:
- a CDS encoding HTH domain-containing protein: MLYQRSLDIERRLETVLGMIRKGSYSTPRIAEELGVSIPTVSRDVTALRQRGHDIRSERGEDGWRYVLVSGENNRRQKRGGPATAPRGEGR, translated from the coding sequence ATGCTTTACCAACGATCCCTCGACATCGAACGGCGACTGGAGACCGTGCTCGGCATGATCCGCAAGGGTTCCTATTCCACGCCGCGAATTGCCGAGGAACTCGGCGTGTCCATCCCGACCGTATCGCGCGACGTGACCGCCCTGCGGCAGCGCGGGCACGACATCCGGTCCGAGCGGGGCGAGGACGGCTGGCGCTATGTCCTCGTCTCCGGCGAGAACAACCGCCGACAGAAACGCGGCGGACCAGCAACCGCGCCACGCGGGGAGGGCCGCTGA
- a CDS encoding DUF1738 domain-containing protein, with product MKAEQAKKIADQALEQLAEALKSGRSEELTRYLAMLARFHKYSFGNVMLILSQMPDATHVAGFHTWRQMGRFVKRGEKGIVIIAPMVLRKQDDQAKDGDKPESILRFRGVYVFDVSQTDGEPLPEPTRINGDPGAHIDRLCQVIAGRGITLDNADVPSDALGVSRGGRISIRPGLEPAVEFSVTVHEFAHELLHRGKDRPASKTVRETEAEAVAFVVCQAIGLETGTAASDYIQLFDGKTETLAQSLDRIQHIAAEIIAALHDAPDEQAHAA from the coding sequence ATGAAAGCCGAACAAGCCAAGAAGATCGCCGACCAGGCCCTCGAACAACTCGCCGAAGCGCTCAAGAGCGGACGCAGCGAGGAACTCACCCGCTACCTCGCCATGCTGGCACGGTTCCACAAGTACAGCTTCGGGAACGTCATGCTGATCCTCTCGCAGATGCCCGACGCGACGCACGTCGCAGGCTTCCACACCTGGCGTCAGATGGGACGCTTCGTCAAGAGGGGCGAGAAGGGCATCGTCATCATCGCGCCGATGGTCCTGCGCAAGCAGGACGACCAGGCGAAGGACGGCGACAAGCCCGAATCCATCCTCCGCTTCCGCGGCGTCTACGTCTTCGACGTGTCGCAGACCGACGGCGAGCCGCTCCCCGAGCCGACCCGCATCAACGGCGACCCCGGCGCCCACATCGACCGCCTGTGCCAGGTCATCGCCGGGCGCGGCATCACGCTCGACAACGCCGACGTGCCGTCCGATGCCCTGGGAGTTTCCCGGGGCGGCCGCATCAGCATCCGTCCCGGCCTGGAGCCGGCCGTCGAGTTCTCCGTCACTGTCCACGAGTTCGCCCACGAGCTGCTCCACCGCGGCAAGGACCGCCCGGCCAGCAAGACCGTCCGCGAAACCGAGGCCGAGGCCGTCGCCTTCGTCGTCTGCCAGGCGATCGGCCTGGAGACCGGCACCGCCGCCAGCGACTACATCCAGCTCTTCGACGGCAAGACCGAAACGCTGGCGCAGTCCCTCGACCGCATCCAGCACATCGCCGCCGAGATCATCGCGGCGCTCCACGACGCCCCCGACGAGCAGGCGCACGCCGCCTGA
- a CDS encoding UvrD-helicase domain-containing protein: MTTPTLEQAAVLDSTARVRVVRAAPGSGKTWLVAELIRRELDHWATTTNGIAALSFTRVGGDEIRRAVGHELTHPHFVGTIDAFLFRYVVRPFLRRCCPTFADPRLVPGEWGAEHWSNYARNQKTTVGQGINLFGCVCIDEHQGEAVVAHKPHPAQPLRRLTGNDLSQVKTAKKSIWERSGQLTHSDAALWASKVLDHQTWGHAVRAEIVRRFPLLIVDELQDTGHFLGKSVRLLLGEAAVRGVLVGDPDQAIYEFNGARPDLFSRFESMAGAFTFPLASSRRCTAAVCDAAKHVKDSGGVIGPAQGRHGRAILVRYGNMQSDIPCIVDAVRGNRSDVRLKVVARGRATVEDLAGRHVETPPSLWCRPLTHIHRAVVLFRQGKNVAALVAARAALELAVFGHEGASDKTLTDSKIDSRDWKALAVRCLLRANAIVTSGTLFDWQTAAGEALDTELIAFKLDPALDFANGKLTPQKRAGWDRLVAAFVSQPGSEAPALVGVPVLTVHGVKGETHDLTVFVCPPTTQPARCPSAVWWSANDEDREEKRIAYVAMTRTQGDLIVCVSDACYQRFIDNRGPFVAAFESMTVEGFVAALAQGVGVPPAPGSDFDVGQVRDEVATIPV, from the coding sequence ATGACAACACCCACGCTCGAACAGGCGGCGGTGCTCGACAGCACAGCGCGCGTGCGAGTCGTTCGCGCAGCGCCCGGAAGCGGCAAGACATGGCTCGTTGCAGAGTTGATTCGACGTGAGTTGGACCATTGGGCGACAACGACGAACGGCATCGCCGCGCTCTCATTCACGCGAGTCGGCGGCGACGAAATCCGCAGAGCCGTTGGCCACGAACTCACCCACCCGCACTTCGTCGGAACCATCGACGCATTCCTCTTCCGATACGTCGTTCGCCCGTTTCTCCGCCGTTGCTGTCCGACCTTCGCCGATCCCCGCTTGGTTCCGGGAGAGTGGGGAGCGGAGCATTGGAGCAACTACGCACGGAACCAAAAGACCACAGTGGGTCAGGGTATCAATCTCTTTGGGTGTGTGTGCATAGATGAGCATCAAGGAGAAGCAGTAGTAGCTCACAAACCACACCCGGCTCAACCGCTTCGACGACTCACGGGCAACGACTTGTCTCAAGTAAAGACAGCGAAGAAGAGCATTTGGGAACGCAGCGGTCAGCTTACGCACTCGGATGCCGCCCTCTGGGCCAGCAAAGTACTAGACCATCAGACGTGGGGGCACGCAGTTCGTGCCGAAATCGTTCGGCGCTTCCCGCTCCTGATCGTTGATGAACTTCAGGACACAGGACACTTCCTGGGCAAGAGCGTTCGACTGCTTCTTGGCGAAGCGGCGGTTCGCGGGGTATTGGTGGGCGACCCTGACCAAGCCATTTACGAGTTCAACGGTGCCAGGCCCGATTTGTTCAGCCGCTTTGAGTCCATGGCGGGTGCCTTTACGTTTCCGCTCGCGAGCAGCCGACGATGCACCGCGGCTGTTTGCGACGCGGCAAAGCACGTCAAGGACTCCGGAGGTGTAATCGGTCCTGCACAAGGCAGGCATGGCCGAGCGATTCTTGTGCGATATGGCAACATGCAGTCGGATATCCCCTGCATCGTTGACGCAGTTCGAGGGAACCGAAGCGACGTGCGCCTCAAGGTCGTCGCGCGCGGACGCGCGACCGTCGAAGACCTTGCAGGACGGCACGTCGAAACCCCTCCATCTCTGTGGTGTCGTCCTCTCACCCATATCCATCGTGCCGTTGTCCTCTTTCGGCAAGGCAAGAATGTGGCCGCACTCGTTGCGGCCAGAGCAGCGCTTGAACTTGCCGTGTTCGGGCACGAGGGCGCAAGCGACAAAACGCTGACCGACTCCAAGATTGACTCTCGCGACTGGAAAGCGCTTGCCGTGCGATGCCTTTTGCGGGCCAACGCGATCGTCACATCCGGCACGCTGTTCGACTGGCAAACGGCAGCCGGTGAGGCCCTCGACACGGAACTCATCGCATTCAAGCTGGACCCAGCTCTCGACTTCGCGAACGGAAAGCTCACTCCACAGAAACGAGCCGGCTGGGACAGATTGGTTGCTGCTTTCGTATCGCAACCAGGCTCAGAAGCACCAGCCCTCGTCGGCGTGCCGGTCCTGACTGTTCACGGCGTCAAGGGTGAGACTCACGACCTGACGGTATTTGTGTGTCCGCCGACTACCCAACCTGCTCGATGTCCATCTGCCGTGTGGTGGTCAGCAAACGATGAGGATCGTGAGGAGAAGCGTATCGCCTACGTCGCCATGACCCGGACGCAGGGTGACTTGATAGTGTGCGTCTCAGATGCGTGCTACCAACGGTTCATCGACAACAGAGGGCCGTTCGTCGCCGCCTTTGAGAGCATGACAGTTGAAGGGTTCGTCGCCGCGCTGGCCCAGGGTGTCGGTGTGCCCCCAGCTCCCGGCTCTGATTTCGATGTCGGCCAAGTTCGGGACGAGGTCGCCACGATTCCCGTCTGA
- a CDS encoding AAA family ATPase, which yields MYLSTVEITNFRSLKELRLDLQAGLNVLVGRNNTGKTNLLQAIRHALGPGASRGDALWLERDDFYRESSKDTTERTISVTLTFAGLSDAQRAHFFEIVDFDLADLPKSKAIIRFEASWPKGKRQASIKRTGGPPTAEPPEVPTKLLESLPITFLPALRNAEASLAPGYRSRLALLLRDLAERKGGSTQADIEAIYTKANADLEQRPLISETKQSLQTTTRDLAGSDYSASAVKAAEVEFERILRTLQVQMDGAPIGALDANGLGYNNLLYMAVVLEHLKSPDPDESPLFLIEEPEAHLHPQLTMLLADYLANKTPGTSTPQTIVTTHSPTLAASVPPSRVLVLFTDHTTRQLRCNSVAKASMDDKEQGELQRMMDITRATLYFAKAALLVEGISESLLVPVLARRLGHDLAKLHISVIPICGVAFETFKKLLDSQVLGIPAALVTDADPPVPADTAWKEATPESENGSFKLSDRTTKLVSLFTSHPTVRVFHSRLTLEYDLAEAGDGNASIMAGVWEGCFATRPRTFNKELVADAGTTKQAKALVAWRGICRANPTCSKAEFSHRLAAQLDRRSATGEFSDTFDVPDYLKHAIEYVVASVTPPASTPGDAGV from the coding sequence ATGTACTTATCGACCGTCGAGATCACGAACTTCCGGTCGCTCAAGGAGCTACGGCTCGACCTCCAAGCAGGTCTGAACGTTCTGGTTGGTCGCAACAACACAGGCAAGACGAATCTGCTCCAGGCAATCCGTCATGCGCTTGGACCAGGCGCGTCACGTGGTGATGCTCTATGGCTCGAACGTGACGATTTCTACCGAGAGTCGTCGAAAGACACGACTGAGCGCACAATTTCCGTCACATTGACCTTCGCCGGGTTGTCGGACGCCCAGCGCGCCCACTTTTTCGAGATCGTCGATTTTGACCTCGCCGACCTCCCGAAGTCCAAGGCGATCATTCGCTTTGAGGCATCGTGGCCTAAGGGGAAACGCCAGGCGTCAATCAAGCGAACAGGTGGTCCTCCAACGGCCGAGCCTCCGGAGGTTCCGACCAAGCTCTTGGAGTCATTGCCGATAACATTTCTTCCAGCACTCCGCAACGCGGAAGCATCGTTGGCCCCGGGATACCGGAGCCGGCTTGCTCTTCTTCTTCGAGACTTGGCCGAGCGAAAGGGCGGCAGCACCCAGGCCGATATCGAGGCCATCTACACCAAGGCGAATGCCGACCTGGAGCAGCGCCCACTTATCAGCGAGACGAAGCAATCGCTTCAGACGACCACCAGGGACCTCGCAGGCAGCGATTACTCGGCGTCGGCGGTCAAGGCTGCTGAGGTCGAATTCGAGAGGATTCTTCGCACACTGCAAGTACAGATGGACGGTGCGCCAATCGGTGCGTTGGACGCCAATGGGCTGGGGTACAACAACCTCCTGTACATGGCGGTCGTGCTTGAACACCTCAAGTCGCCCGACCCAGACGAGAGCCCCCTGTTTCTCATTGAGGAGCCGGAAGCGCACCTTCACCCTCAACTGACAATGCTCCTTGCTGATTATCTCGCCAACAAGACGCCAGGCACGAGTACGCCGCAGACGATCGTGACGACGCATTCCCCAACGCTGGCCGCAAGTGTCCCGCCGAGCCGCGTACTTGTGCTGTTTACAGATCACACAACTCGCCAACTCCGCTGCAACAGCGTCGCCAAGGCCAGCATGGACGACAAAGAGCAGGGTGAGCTGCAACGGATGATGGACATCACCAGGGCAACCCTTTACTTTGCAAAGGCGGCGCTTCTTGTTGAAGGCATTTCGGAATCGCTGCTGGTCCCCGTATTGGCAAGACGGCTCGGCCACGATTTGGCCAAACTACACATTTCAGTAATCCCGATTTGCGGTGTCGCATTTGAGACATTCAAGAAGCTGCTTGACTCCCAGGTGCTCGGAATCCCCGCTGCGCTCGTGACCGATGCTGATCCGCCAGTGCCGGCCGACACGGCCTGGAAAGAGGCCACGCCAGAATCCGAGAACGGGAGCTTCAAGCTGTCCGACCGCACGACAAAGCTCGTGTCCCTCTTCACATCGCACCCTACCGTAAGGGTGTTCCACTCTAGACTCACGCTTGAATACGACCTTGCCGAGGCCGGCGACGGAAACGCGAGCATCATGGCCGGAGTTTGGGAGGGGTGCTTCGCAACGCGGCCACGTACCTTCAACAAAGAGCTTGTCGCTGACGCTGGTACCACCAAGCAAGCAAAGGCGCTTGTCGCGTGGCGTGGAATCTGCCGGGCGAATCCGACGTGCAGCAAGGCCGAGTTCTCGCACCGCCTTGCGGCTCAACTCGACAGGCGCAGTGCCACAGGCGAGTTCAGTGACACCTTCGACGTACCCGATTACTTGAAGCACGCGATTGAGTATGTAGTGGCCAGCGTCACCCCACCCGCTTCGACTCCTGGAGACGCTGGCGTATGA
- a CDS encoding DUF2130 domain-containing protein: MTEPTILCPNCKTEIKLTESLAAPLLESTRKQFEQRLAQKESEIGKREAAVKEQQASLAKAQESIDDQVAARLKTERAVIAAAEAKKARDAVADDIAKAQQEKSATEAALKDRDAKLAEARKNELELRQDRQRLQEEKEQFELEKQRAIDAERAKIRESAQKDADEQARLRIAEKDKTITDLQTKLQDALRKAEQGSQQLQGEIQELELEAILREKFPRDTIEPVAKGEHGGDVLHRVFGPSGQPCGTILWESKRTKNWSDGWLAKVREDMRAAGAEVAIVASHVLPKDTDPFSLIDGVWVTSFKCAVPVAVALRHTLIELAATRAAGEGQQTKMEMVYQYLTGPRFRHRVQAIVEKFTDMQDDLEKERKVMTKHWAKREEQIRGVIESTAGMYGDLQGIAGKTLQEIDGLDMKMLEAEQG, from the coding sequence ATGACCGAACCGACCATCCTCTGCCCCAACTGCAAGACCGAGATCAAGCTCACGGAGTCGCTCGCGGCGCCGTTGCTTGAATCGACCCGCAAACAGTTCGAGCAGCGGCTCGCCCAGAAGGAATCGGAGATCGGCAAGCGGGAAGCAGCGGTCAAGGAGCAACAGGCATCGCTCGCCAAGGCCCAGGAATCCATCGACGACCAGGTTGCCGCCAGGCTGAAAACCGAGCGTGCAGTGATCGCTGCAGCCGAGGCCAAGAAGGCCCGCGACGCTGTTGCCGATGACATCGCCAAGGCACAGCAGGAGAAATCCGCGACCGAGGCTGCGCTCAAAGACCGGGACGCGAAGCTGGCCGAAGCCCGGAAGAACGAGCTTGAACTTCGGCAGGACCGCCAGCGGCTCCAGGAGGAGAAGGAGCAGTTCGAGCTTGAGAAGCAGCGGGCCATCGACGCCGAACGGGCGAAGATTCGTGAGTCGGCACAAAAGGACGCCGACGAGCAGGCCCGCCTGAGAATCGCCGAGAAGGACAAGACGATCACGGATTTGCAGACGAAGTTGCAGGACGCCCTGCGCAAGGCCGAGCAGGGCTCGCAGCAGCTTCAAGGCGAAATCCAGGAGCTTGAACTAGAGGCCATCCTGCGCGAGAAGTTTCCACGGGACACCATCGAGCCGGTCGCGAAGGGCGAGCACGGCGGGGACGTGCTGCATCGCGTGTTCGGGCCGTCAGGTCAGCCTTGCGGCACCATCCTCTGGGAGTCGAAGCGCACGAAGAACTGGAGCGACGGCTGGCTCGCCAAGGTCCGCGAGGACATGCGCGCCGCCGGCGCCGAAGTCGCCATCGTCGCGTCGCACGTGCTCCCGAAGGACACCGACCCGTTCAGCCTGATCGACGGGGTCTGGGTCACGTCATTCAAGTGCGCCGTGCCCGTTGCCGTCGCGCTGCGCCACACGCTGATTGAACTCGCCGCGACCAGGGCGGCGGGTGAGGGGCAGCAGACGAAGATGGAAATGGTCTACCAGTACCTCACCGGCCCGCGCTTCCGCCACCGCGTCCAGGCGATTGTGGAGAAGTTCACCGACATGCAGGATGATCTGGAGAAAGAGCGCAAGGTCATGACCAAGCATTGGGCGAAGCGCGAGGAGCAGATTCGCGGTGTCATCGAATCGACCGCCGGCATGTACGGCGACCTCCAGGGCATCGCGGGAAAGACGCTCCAGGAGATCGACGGATTGGACATGAAGATGTTGGAAGCAGAACAAGGCTAA